In Salmo trutta chromosome 16, fSalTru1.1, whole genome shotgun sequence, a genomic segment contains:
- the LOC115150765 gene encoding synaptoporin-like isoform X1: protein MLSTNELVSVGTFQVLKLPLGFIRVLEWRSPSLHPRTTSRLLSQALSLPQEPSWERLIYTQARGLAHTPLHNDTLACSKASTINLFSIFAFATCGGYSGQLWVSVDCQLDKASSNLSIGIDFAYPFRLHQVSFEAPLCEGRRRERLFLIGDYTSSAEFFVTIAVFAFLFSFMATIVYIFFQNKYRENNRGPLIDFIVTVVFSFMWLVSSSAWAKALSDIKVATDPDEVQELMSACKVMTNKCGSVQGPRWSGLNTSVVFGFLNFVLWAGNIWFVFKETGWHKGGPARYAGAPPEKQAETVNQQQPYNQGSFDQSGGYSAQGDQEQVSEYSPVGGPTSYSNQM, encoded by the exons CGTTCTCCCAGTCTCCATCCGAGGACCACATCCAGGCTTCTCTCCCAGGCCTTATCCCTCCCCCAGGAGCCCAGCTGGGAGAGACTGATATACACACAGGCGCGGGGCTTAGCACACACTCCCCTTCACAATGACACACTCGCCTGTTCAAAGGCCTCCACTATAAAC cttttttccatttttGCATTTGCGACATGTGGAGGCTACAGTGGACAGCTGTGGGTTAGTGTGGACTGCCAGCTTGACAAGGCCAGCAGCAACCTCAGTATTGGCATCGATTTTGCCTATCCTTTTAG GTTGCACCAGGTGTCCTTCGAGGCTCCGCtgtgtgaggggaggaggagggagaggctcTTTCTCATTGGGGACTACACTTCCTCGGCTGAGTTCTTCGTCACCATCGCTGTGTTCgccttcctcttctccttcaTGGCCACCATAGTCTACATCTTCTTCCAGAACAAGTACCGCGAGAACAACCGAGGCCCTCTGATC GACTTTATAGTGACCGTGGTGTTCTCCTTCATGTGGCTGGTCAGTTCTTCAGCCTGGGCTAAAGCCCTGTCGGACATCAAGGTGGCCACAGACCCAGATGAGGTGCAGGAGCTCATGTCTGCCTGTAAGGTCATGACTAACAAGTGTGGCTCAGTGCAAGGACCCCGCTGGTCAGGCCTCAATACCTCTGTG GTGTTTGGCTTCCTAAACTTCGTCCTGTGGGCAGGAAACATCTGGTTTGTCTTCAAGGAGACTGGTTGGCATAAAGGAGGACCAGCTCGGTACGCTGGTGCGCCTCCCGAAAAACAGGCTGAGACAGTCAACCAGCAGCAGCCCTACAACCAGGGCAGTTTTGACCAGTCAGGAGGCTACAGTGCCCAGGGAGACCAGGAGCAGGTATCAGAATACAGTCCTGTGGGCGGACCCACCTCCTACTCCAATCAGATGTAG
- the LOC115150765 gene encoding synaptoporin-like isoform X2, protein MLSTNELVSVGTFQVLKLPLGFIRVLEWLFSIFAFATCGGYSGQLWVSVDCQLDKASSNLSIGIDFAYPFRLHQVSFEAPLCEGRRRERLFLIGDYTSSAEFFVTIAVFAFLFSFMATIVYIFFQNKYRENNRGPLIDFIVTVVFSFMWLVSSSAWAKALSDIKVATDPDEVQELMSACKVMTNKCGSVQGPRWSGLNTSVVFGFLNFVLWAGNIWFVFKETGWHKGGPARYAGAPPEKQAETVNQQQPYNQGSFDQSGGYSAQGDQEQVSEYSPVGGPTSYSNQM, encoded by the exons cttttttccatttttGCATTTGCGACATGTGGAGGCTACAGTGGACAGCTGTGGGTTAGTGTGGACTGCCAGCTTGACAAGGCCAGCAGCAACCTCAGTATTGGCATCGATTTTGCCTATCCTTTTAG GTTGCACCAGGTGTCCTTCGAGGCTCCGCtgtgtgaggggaggaggagggagaggctcTTTCTCATTGGGGACTACACTTCCTCGGCTGAGTTCTTCGTCACCATCGCTGTGTTCgccttcctcttctccttcaTGGCCACCATAGTCTACATCTTCTTCCAGAACAAGTACCGCGAGAACAACCGAGGCCCTCTGATC GACTTTATAGTGACCGTGGTGTTCTCCTTCATGTGGCTGGTCAGTTCTTCAGCCTGGGCTAAAGCCCTGTCGGACATCAAGGTGGCCACAGACCCAGATGAGGTGCAGGAGCTCATGTCTGCCTGTAAGGTCATGACTAACAAGTGTGGCTCAGTGCAAGGACCCCGCTGGTCAGGCCTCAATACCTCTGTG GTGTTTGGCTTCCTAAACTTCGTCCTGTGGGCAGGAAACATCTGGTTTGTCTTCAAGGAGACTGGTTGGCATAAAGGAGGACCAGCTCGGTACGCTGGTGCGCCTCCCGAAAAACAGGCTGAGACAGTCAACCAGCAGCAGCCCTACAACCAGGGCAGTTTTGACCAGTCAGGAGGCTACAGTGCCCAGGGAGACCAGGAGCAGGTATCAGAATACAGTCCTGTGGGCGGACCCACCTCCTACTCCAATCAGATGTAG
- the LOC115150766 gene encoding THO complex subunit 7 homolog: MGAVTDDEVIRKRLLIDGDGAGDDRRINVLLKSFTKWCNSTGSPEEGFTQYQRMLGTLAQCEFSMGKTLLVYDMNLREMENYEKIYTDIEQNITSAHDKISECKKEIQRAKRIRKNRQEYDALAKVIQQHPDRHETLKQLEALDKELQQLSHIKENVEDKLELRKKQFHVLLSTIQELQQTLENDEKSENDDTQESSMENGE, encoded by the exons ATGGGTGCTGTAACTGATG ACGAAGTTATTAGAAAACGTCTTCTCATTGATGGAGACGGAGCAGGAGACGACAGACGTATCAATGTTCTGTTGAAGAGCTTTACCAAATGGTGCAATTCAACTGGATCTCCCGAAGAAGG ATTCACACAGTACCAGAGGATGTTGGGTACATTGGCACAATGTGAATTTTCAATGGGGAAGACCTTGCTGGTGTATGACATGAACCTCCGGGAAATGGAAAACTATGAGAAAATATACACTGACATTG AACAAAACATCACATCAGCACATGATAAAATATCAGAATGCAAAAAGGAGATCCAGAGGGCAAAGAGAATACGAAAGAATCGTCAAG AGTATGATGCACTGGCAAAAGTCATCCAGCAACATCCAGATCGCCATGAAACACTGAA GCAGTTGGAGGCACTTGACAAAGAGCTCCAGCAGTTGTCTCACATCAAAGAGAATGTGGAAGATAAG CTGGAGTTGAGGAAGAAACAGTTCCATGTGCTCCTCAGTACCATCCAGGAACTACAGCAGACACTGGAGA ATGATGAGAAGTCAGAGAATGATGACACTCAGGAAAGCTCCATGGAGAACGGAGAATGA